The Deltaproteobacteria bacterium genome includes the window CCCTTGAGGCGTCGGAAACAACCCCAAGGGATACCTCCGGTTTCCCAAACGACCGGCTTCGCCGGTCGTCAACACACCGGACATCTACGAACGCTTATGAACAGGACTTCTACTAACGCTACGGACAGGCGGCGACACCCCCTACGATATTCGCCGCGAAGACGTCACGCTTTCGTCAGATTTTGTACTTCCCGAAATCCTCGGGATCCATGTTCTCGAGGATCTCGAGCCACTTCTCCCGATCCGCCGGATCGATCGACGCGGGGACGGGGCGTTCGTCGTCGTCGCCGGATTTTTCGAGCACCTTCGAGTGCGCGAAGATTTTCGCCCCGGCGCGCAGCGCGATCGCCATCGCATCGCTGGGCCGTGCATCGAGTTCGAATTCACGGTCGGGCGCGACCACGACGAGCCGGGCGAAGTAGGTGTTGTCGTGCAAATCGTTGATGACGACGCGATCGATCCGCGCGCCGAACGATTCGAGAATTTTCATCATCAGATCGTGCGAGAGAGGTCGGGCGACTTCGACGGACTCGAGTTTCAGGGCGATGGCCGTGGCCTCGAGCACGCCGATCCATATGGGCAGCACCATCTCGCCCGTGGCGACGTCCTTGAGGATCACGACCGGCATGTTCTGCGCCGGATCGATCCCGAGGCTCGCGATTTCCATCTCGATCAACATCTCTCCCCTACCCGCATCGCGCGTTCAGCCCGCCGACGCGGCGCCCGTTGTCTCGGCGCTGCCGCGCAGCGCGTTCGGCAATCCGATTTCGATGCGAACTTCCATCGTCTCGCCGATCCGGAATCCCTGATCGGGGAAATGAACGATCCGGTTGCATCCCGATCGTCCGAAAACGTCGGTTCCATTTCGCGAAGTTCCTTCGACAATCACGTCGAGAACTCGGCCTTCGAGCGCGCGGTTTCGGCGCAGGATGATCGGCTGCGCGACCTCCTGAAGTCGCGCGAGGCGCTCGGCCTTCTCACCCTCGGGCACGCGATCCTCCGCCGTCGCCGCCGGTGTATTCGGCCGCGTGGAGTACTTGAACGCGTACATTTGATCGAACTCCACCTCGCGGATGAGATCGAGCGTCGCCTCGAAATCCTCGCGCGTTTCCTCGGGATAACCCACGATCAGGTCGGTCGTGATCGACATGTCGGGACGCACTCGCCGCAGTTCGCGCACCTTTTCGATGTAGGTGTCGATCCTGTGTCCCCGCTTCATGTGCCGGAGCACCGCGTCCGATCCCGACTGCACCGGAAGGTGGACATGCGGGGCGAGTTTCGGTTCCTGGGCGAAACACCGGATCAGGTCGGGAGTCACGTAAGTCGGGTGGCTCGACGTGAACCGAAGTCTGGCGAGTCCCTCGATGGGCGTGATGGCCCGGATCAGTCGGTGAAAGACAGGTCGTTGCCCAGCGAAGCCGCGGCCGTAGCGGTTCACGATCTGGCCGAGCAGCGTTATGTCGCGAACGCCGGCGTCCACGAGCGTGCGCACCTCGGCGATGATGTCGTCCAACGGACGCGAAATCTCGCGCCCGCGCGTCTGGGGGACAATGCAAAATGCGCAGTGCTTGTCGCACCCGCGCATGATCGCCACGAAACCCGACGCCCGCGTCCCCTTCCAGGAGATTTCTCCGCTCTCCGCGCGGGGCGCGATGGCGTCGAAATCGACAAGCCCCTCGTAGTCCCATTCGACGTTGATGACGCGCCGGGCCGCCGCCTCGCGCACCATGTCGGGGAGTTTGTCGATGGCGTGCGTGCCGATGACGAGATCTAGTTCGGGCATGCGCTTCATGATCCGCGCGCCCGAAACCTGCGCGGTACAACCCGAGAGCGCGAGCAGCGTGCCCGGCCGGCGTTCCTTATGACGACGCAGCAGTCCGACCTCGCTAACGGCCTTGTGATCGGCTTTTTCGCGAACCGAACACGTGTTGATGACGATCAGGTCGGCATCGTCCGCGGCGGACGTGCGTTCCCACCCTTCCCGCTCCATCAGGCGGTACATGCGTTCGGAGTCGTAGTCGTTCATCTGACATCCGAACGTGCGTACGTGGATTTTTTTGGGCTTTCCTTCCACGAATCCCTCTGGCCGAGCCGAAATTCGGTTCGAACGGCGGGCGCATCATACGGAAGCCGCCCCCGCCGGAAAAGGGGCTTCAGTTCACGTCGTCTTCCGAAAAAACGATCGCCTGGAACGTCTGAATGCGGACCCCTCCTCGCCGCCATTCGTTTTTCGACATTCCGGCTTTCAGGCAGGTGGCGTCCAGAAATTCCTCGGCGGTCCAACCGTACCGATCGGCAACCTGCGGAAGCAGAAGGCCGCGATAGGTGCCCTTTTCGACGATCAGGCCGTCGCGCCCCGGCACGACATCACCGGGTCCGTACACGTCCCTCGGCGTCGTGAGCACGGAGATCTCGATGTGCAGATCCGCCAATTCTTCCTCGCGCACCGTGTCAAATCGCGGGTCCTCGGTGGCCGCCGCGATTGCCATCTCCCGCACGCACTCCCACAGCGAACCGGTCGGTTGCATTCGGCCGATGCATCCGCGCAGCTCGTCGTTCTTGTAAAACGTCACGAAAGCGGCACCTGGACGGCGGAGACGTTCGGGAATCGCATCAGGGATTTTCCCGTCGCCCTCGACTCGGGCGATGCGACGATTCAGCGTTTCGCGCGCGAGCACCAGCAGCGCTCCTGCGTCTTCCGGCATCAGTTCGTCGTGGGATTCGCGGGCGGAAACTTCGGGCGTCCATAGCGCGACCGATCCGTATCCCACCACGCGATCGCGCTCGCCCGAGGTATCGCCCGAGTTCATGTAGCAGAGCGTAGTCGCGTCCCGTCCGCCGCGACGCCGATATAGATGCAGCAGCGTAAGTACGGGGCCGACTCCGCACATCTCGTGGGCGCCGGATTCGCACTCCCGCTCGAGCCGCCGAAGATCCATCGCCTCGACCATCGCGAGTGTTTCGCGGTCCATGCGAGTCGCTTCGTCGTAACCGTGAAAATGGCTGAGGTCCGAACTGGCGACGAACAGCACCTTCGCATCGGCGAAGATTTCGTCCAGCGCGGCGGCGAGGTTCTCGACAACCTTGCCGGAGGTGGAGCGCATCGAAATCAGGACGGCGCGAAATGGCGGCAAAACGCGCTGGAGAAAGGGCAACTGGACCTCGATCGAGTGCTCGAACGAAAAGAGCGAAGGGTCGTCCGAGGCAAATGGCAGCGCGGCGATCAGACGCCGCGAGCGTTCACGGTCGATGGACACCTCGCCCAGCGGCGTGCGGTAGGCATGCACATCCAAAACGCTCAGCGTTCCGGAAACCCGGTGCGACAGGCCGATGACGACGACGACGTCGTAATGCTTTCCCGCGACCGCCTTGAACCCGTGCGCGGCGCAGGGTCCGGAATACATGTAGCCCGCGTGCGGACTGACGAGTCCGAAGACGTCGCCTTTCGGTCTCGGCACCTTCGCGTCACGAAGGTAGCGGTCGATTTCGGCGCCGAGTATTTCCGGTTTTTCGGTGTAGAATTGCCCCGCGACGACCGGCCCGAAGATCATGGTGCGCCTCCGATTCGGAGATCATACCACATTCGCCAATGGATCGCCGACTTGCAGGGCCGCGGCTACGCGGACGGCGGCATCAGGGAGTCGGGATTTTTTCGAGCGCGGATTTCGCCGCCGCAACGAGCGGCGCGGCTTCGGTCTTCCCGGCGTACTTCGCCGTTACGGCTTCGAGCGCGGCGCGCACCTCGGCGTCACCGATCGGGATCAGTCCCGCGCAAGCCGCCTGACGCAGTTCCGGTTTCGCGTACTCGTCCTTAAGAACGAGCAGGAGACGCTTGCGAACCTGCTTTTTCACCATCGGGTCGGTCGACTTTGCGGCGAGTTCCCCCAGCAACGCACACGCCCGGGCGCGAACGTGGTCCGGCGAGGCGTCAAGCGTCGCCAGCAAGGGATCGATCGCCGGCGGGCCGATCTGAAGAAGTACGCCGGCCGCCTCAGCCGAGACTTGGTGATCGAGATCCATCAACCCTCGGTCGATCAGGGGTTTCGCGACCTTGAAATCCGGCATTTGCGAAAGCGCGTGAATCGCCGCAAGTCGAACCGACCGGTGCCGGTCTTCCAGAAGCGACACAAGGTCGATCAGGGCCGCCTTGTCCTTGAGCAGGGCGAACGACTGTGCGGCCCGGGCACGGATCTCGGGATCTTCGTCCTTGGCGAGCCGCGAAACGGCGGCCAGTGCGTTCCCGCCTCCGATGCGTCCCAGAGCGTATCCCGCGTATTTTCGCACGGAGGCCTTCGAACTCGTCGAGGCATCGACGAGAGCGGGTACCGCCGCGTCGCCGATCTTCGTCAGGGCATGGGCCGCGGCGGTCGCTGCGTACTGGTCGGAACTCTTGAACTGATCGATGAGCGGATCGACCGCCTTCGCCGATTTGATCTCGCCGAGCGCCATGATCGCGCGGAGCGCCTCGGGCCCCGGTTTCTTCAATGCATCGATGAGGCAGTCTTCATCCGTCGCGGCGCACTCGGCAAACGACGGGCGCGCAAACGACAGCAATGCGAGGATCGCGAGGAATGCCGACCGAATCGCGCGGCGAGTCATGCGAATTTTTTCCCGGCGAGGATGTGCCAGTGGATGTGGAAGACTTTCTGACCGCCCCAGTCGTTGACGTTGTGCAGGACGCGAAACCCGGGCTGGGCAATGCCCCGGTCCGCGGCGATCTTCTGAATCACCGCGTGGAGCCGCGCGACGATGGGAAGATCGTCCGGCGACATATCCATCAACGTCTCGATGTGTCGATGCGGAATCACGAGAAGGTGAATCGGCGCCGACGGATTGATGTCATGGATGACCATGAATTCCCCGTCGTCGTACTCTTTCTTCGACGGCAATTCGCCCTTGACGATGCGGCAGAAAATGCAATCGGACATCGAGGTACCCCCGAAGAAGGTTCGCGAAACGGGGCGGTGTGCGCGAACGCCCGCAGAGTCCACTCCTCAAATGACGTTCGTCGTCACCACGCGACGTTGCTCGCCACATGCCGTCCACCGGCGGGCGCACCGTAGCAGAGGATTCGAAAATCAGAAATAGACGCGGGGTTCGGCTCGGAGTTCACCGAGGATGGTGTCCATGGTTTCGCGGTCGAGGTGCTCGAGGCGCTGGACCTCGCGCAATCGTCGGTTCGCCGTCCCTTCGACGTGGTCGCGGATCAAGGCTTCCTTGACGCGATTGCGCAGACGTTCACCGCCGACGTTTTTGCGCACCTGAATCTGACGCCAATACTGAATATAATGAAGGCGACAATATCCACGGGAGATGGCGGTTTCGCCGCATCCCTTGACCTGACAAACGCTGAATGTTTCCATTTCGTCCTCACCGCCCTGACCGCCACCAGTCTGCGTGACGCGGCGCGCAACGTCAAGCCGTTTTTTGGGGCCGTGACCGAGGACGAGACAGCACTCGGTCCGGCGAGGTTCCCGGATAACCTCGCCGGACCCGATTTTGTCAGTCTTTCAGTCGGAAACGAACATCGTCCGGGCCGGTCCACTGATGCGGAACGATGAGTTCCACCTCCTGTCCCATGGCCGGGAATTCGTCTCCGGAACGCTCCAAATAGCCAAAAATTGACCCCTGAACCCCCGGAAACCCCACCTGAACCACGATTTTCGGCTCTGAAAGTTCGTGGCCGCCCCGATCTTCGAATACGACGCTGAAGGACTCGATGTACCCCTCCCCCCCGTCGAGTTCGCAGGTTCGGTCTCCATGTTCGAGAGATTCCATCTCATATTCGTCGAACGTCGTGGGCGGCAGGAGCAGTTGCTGCTTGGCCTCCGACCAGGTGGCCAGGATTTTTCCCTGCAGGAGCGACTGCACGAACGCGCCACCGGCGATGCCCGTCGTGTATTTGTACGTCAGTGGGATCTTGCCTTCCTTCGCTCCGGCCGATTTCGCGTGGAATTCCACGGGCTTGACCGGTTTGGGGAACTGCGCCGCCTCGTCGTCGGCGCCGGCTGGGCGAAAATAGTCGATGTCGAGGATGTTGCCGATCCGCTGATCCGCCGGTTTCCAGACCGCGCGCACGCGCATCCCGATTTTCACATCCGCCGGGTCGACGTCACCGAGCCGATGGACGAGTCCCATATGCCGGCCCGCCGTGTCGATGGCGATGACGGCGAAGACGTTGATCTGACCGTCCGGCAGGGGCGACGAATCCCAATTGACGTGGGAGAGCGTGTAGGTCATGACCGTGCCGGTGTCCGGCAGGTCGAAATACCCTCCAGCGGGCGCGAGGTCGTAGATCTCGCTGAACGTCCGCGCCGGAATCATCATGCGATTGCCGCGCCGGTCATACGAGCCGCGAATCTTGCCGTTCTTCAGTCCGGCCAGGTAGTTGGTGATGCCCTCGCCGTTGTCCCACCAGTAGCTCAGGTCGGGAGCGTCGGCGACCGTCGTGACGCCATCGAGCGACTTGAGGCCGTGGCCGCCGAGATCGCCCGGTTCGATTCCGGTCCAGAGCGTGCGTTGGTTCGGCGTCGCTCCGTCGGAACCCATGACGACCACCGTGCCGACCTGCATCAGGTCGCCCCACGCCTGCGCCACACCCCGATGCGCCGCCTTCTTCACCTGACGTTTGCCGGCCTGTCCCGACAGTTGGAAGTACAGTTCGGCGATCTTCATCAGACCGGTGGCCGCGATCGGGTTGCCGACCCCCAACGCGCCGCCCGACGGGCAAACCGGATGCGAGCCGTCGCGCGTGAATCCGCCCGAGTCGAAGATTTCCCGCATGCGACGCCCGCTCTTGTCGAGCAGCAGGGCGTTCATGTGGTGGAGGGCCTTATAATCGAAGGGATCGTAAGGTTCGAAGATGTCGATATCGCGATACGGATCGACGATCCCCGCCATCTTGTAGGCGTCCATCGCCGCCATCGCGACGTAGTTGGGATACGCCAGATCGCGCGTGCACCAATATGCGGTATCGAGCCGGTAGCCCACGCCCTCGATCCACACCGGGGCCGCTTTTCGCGCGCGGGCGATGCGTTCCGTTGACATGACAATCGCGACCGCGGCATCCGAGGTCGGGCTGATGTCGAGGCGCTTCACCGGCCAGGACAGGAGCTTCGAGTTCATGACGTCGTCGACGGTCAGGTCCTCGGCCACCTGCGCGGCCGGGTGATCGAGCGCATTGCGCTTATTGTTGACGGAGATCGCGGCGATGTCGCGCTCGGTGTATCCGTAAGTGTGCATGAAGCGCGCCATTTCGAGCGCGAAGATATGGATCAGCGTCAGTTCGAGCGGCTGCTCGGTGACGCGATCGAAGATCGTGAGAAACGCGCCGGCCGGATGCGGATTGCACGGCGACATCTTCTCCTCGCACACCACGAGACAGGTGTCGAACTTGCCCGACGCGACGTGCATCCACCCGTGAATGGGGCTCATCACGCCCGTGCCGCCGCCGACGTAGTGGCGCAGATAGGGCTTATTCGTCCCGCCCGATCCGGCGATCAGATGCTCGCCCTTCATGTGAACGCCATCGAAGGCGTCCGGCGCGGTGCCGAGGCACACGGCGTCGATGTCGTCGATGGTCATGCCCGCGTCGTCGAGGGCCATCTGCACGGCCTGCGCGGTCAGTTCGCCCGGCGAGTCCTGCGCGCGACGCACGAAACGGGTCATGCCCGCACCGATCACTCCCACTTTGCGGCTCATGACATCCTCCTTTCGGCTTCGAGGATCGCCACGGCGCACGAATCCGTCGGAATTCCCCGCCATCCGTGGACAAGCGCGCGCTTGATCGGTACCTGACAGGCGCCGGCCTCGCCGCGTATTTGCGTCACGGCTTCATAGAGACGTGCTCCGCCGGTCGCCTCGAAGAGGTCCCCGCCGCCGAGCGCGCCGCCGTTCGGGTTGATGATGACGGAGTCGGACTCGGTGAGACCCAGCGCGAGTCCATGCATCAGTTCGCGATGCGCGTAGATGTCGGAGATGAAAAATGCATCGATCTCGCGGGCGGGATCGGCGATGCCGGCCTCGTTGTACGCGTGTTCCGCGGCGATCCGCGTTCCGATCGACTCCTCGTGATCGCGGCGCTCCAGAATCGAGTTGCCGGAGCCCCAGCCGGTGCCGGAGATGAATACGGGCTTGCGTGCGTACTCGCGGGCGGCGGCGTCGGTTCCCAGGACAACCACGACCGCGCCGTCGGCGTGACGGGCGATCATGCTCTCAGTGATCGGCGTCGCCACGGGCCGCGACTCGAGCACGTCGCGCGCTTCGAGAATCGCACCCCACGGGGCGATGGGATTCGGAACGGCGTTGGCGCGGTTCTTCACCACGACCTCGGCCACATCATCGACCTCGTAGCCGGTGGCGGCGAGGAAGCTGCGCATCTCGAGCCCGGCGAGCCAGTGCGGACTGACGCCGAACCGGTTCCAGATGGGGTCGAAGGCGAATCGCAGCAGTTCGTCCTTGGTAAGCAGGTTCGACGCCTTGCTATAGGACTGCACGACGACGATGTTGAACTGGCCGGTCTCGATCTGCATTGCCGCGGATCCAAGGCCGTGCAGGAAATCTCCCGGAATGGTGTAGACGGGCTTGCGCACGACGCCGAGTTGGTCGGGCACGTACTCGTCGGCGATCGAGTACCCGGAGATCAAGTCCTCTTCGACCGAGACCGCGCCGTCGATCAGGTCGAGCCCGATCCCCGCGTCCTCGTAGGCCATTCTGGCCGCCTTCGCGATCATCTCGCGGTACGACAACGCGGTCGAGGTCGCGGTAAACCCGCAGATCCCGACTCCCATGACCGCCACTCCCATGGACCTCTCCTTTCCACCCGCGCGAGAAACGTGCGCGAACGCACACGCACCCCGATGCGCGGGCCGAATCATGACGAAATTTGGAACGATCAGAGGCGAAAAAGGTTTCGCCGGGCACCCAAGTCGAAAATCAAACCGTCACGATCCCACCGGTATCGTAAAACGGTCACACATCCCAATTGCGCGGGCGCCGGGCGCCCGCAAAAAGCCTTCGGGTCGAGCCCGCCGGCGCGTCACGCCACCAGCATCGGCCGGATCTGCGTCTCGATGAATTGCACGACTTCGGAAATTCGCGTGCCGGGCCGAAAGAGCTCTTTGACGCCGATCGACTTGAGCTCCTTCACGTCCTCGTCGGGGATGATCCCTCCCCCGAACAGGACGACGTCCTCGAGACCCTCTTTCCTCATGAGCTCCAGAATCTGCGGAAACAGGTAGTTGTGCGCGCCCGAGAGAATCGACAACCCGATCGCGTCCACGTCTTCCTGGATCGCGGCGTTGATAATCATCCGCGGGGTCTGATGCAGGCCGGTGTAGATGACCTCGTAACCCGCGTCGCGCAGCGCGCGCGCGATCACCTTAGCGCCGCGGTCGTGCCCGTCCAAGCCGGGTTTGCCGATCAAAATTCGAATTTTCCGGTCCATCTGGGTCTCCCGTGACGAATCGGTTCGGAACCTCGCGGGCTCGATGGGAGCCATGTCGGCTCACATCACAGCCACGCGGGGTCCGAGTAGTCTCCGTAGATCTGCTTCATCGCACCGACGATTTCGCCGATCGAGCAGTACGCGCGCACGCATTCGAGCACGGCGGGAAACGCGTTTGCGCCCGCCGACAGATCACTTCGTAGCGCATCCAGGCTTCGTTCGCAACGCGCGGCGTCGCGCTCGCGGCGGACGCGGTCGAGCCGATCCACCTGCCGGCGTTCGTCCGCGTCGGTGATTTTGAGCAGGTCCGTCATCGGTGGCTCTTCCACCTCGTACTTGTTGACGCCGACCATTGCCTT containing:
- a CDS encoding bifunctional nuclease family protein, yielding MIEMEIASLGIDPAQNMPVVILKDVATGEMVLPIWIGVLEATAIALKLESVEVARPLSHDLMMKILESFGARIDRVVINDLHDNTYFARLVVVAPDREFELDARPSDAMAIALRAGAKIFAHSKVLEKSGDDDERPVPASIDPADREKWLEILENMDPEDFGKYKI
- the miaB gene encoding tRNA (N6-isopentenyl adenosine(37)-C2)-methylthiotransferase MiaB, whose translation is MNDYDSERMYRLMEREGWERTSAADDADLIVINTCSVREKADHKAVSEVGLLRRHKERRPGTLLALSGCTAQVSGARIMKRMPELDLVIGTHAIDKLPDMVREAAARRVINVEWDYEGLVDFDAIAPRAESGEISWKGTRASGFVAIMRGCDKHCAFCIVPQTRGREISRPLDDIIAEVRTLVDAGVRDITLLGQIVNRYGRGFAGQRPVFHRLIRAITPIEGLARLRFTSSHPTYVTPDLIRCFAQEPKLAPHVHLPVQSGSDAVLRHMKRGHRIDTYIEKVRELRRVRPDMSITTDLIVGYPEETREDFEATLDLIREVEFDQMYAFKYSTRPNTPAATAEDRVPEGEKAERLARLQEVAQPIILRRNRALEGRVLDVIVEGTSRNGTDVFGRSGCNRIVHFPDQGFRIGETMEVRIEIGLPNALRGSAETTGAASAG
- the amrB gene encoding AmmeMemoRadiSam system protein B; this translates as MIFGPVVAGQFYTEKPEILGAEIDRYLRDAKVPRPKGDVFGLVSPHAGYMYSGPCAAHGFKAVAGKHYDVVVVIGLSHRVSGTLSVLDVHAYRTPLGEVSIDRERSRRLIAALPFASDDPSLFSFEHSIEVQLPFLQRVLPPFRAVLISMRSTSGKVVENLAAALDEIFADAKVLFVASSDLSHFHGYDEATRMDRETLAMVEAMDLRRLERECESGAHEMCGVGPVLTLLHLYRRRGGRDATTLCYMNSGDTSGERDRVVGYGSVALWTPEVSARESHDELMPEDAGALLVLARETLNRRIARVEGDGKIPDAIPERLRRPGAAFVTFYKNDELRGCIGRMQPTGSLWECVREMAIAAATEDPRFDTVREEELADLHIEISVLTTPRDVYGPGDVVPGRDGLIVEKGTYRGLLLPQVADRYGWTAEEFLDATCLKAGMSKNEWRRGGVRIQTFQAIVFSEDDVN
- a CDS encoding HEAT repeat domain-containing protein encodes the protein MTRRAIRSAFLAILALLSFARPSFAECAATDEDCLIDALKKPGPEALRAIMALGEIKSAKAVDPLIDQFKSSDQYAATAAAHALTKIGDAAVPALVDASTSSKASVRKYAGYALGRIGGGNALAAVSRLAKDEDPEIRARAAQSFALLKDKAALIDLVSLLEDRHRSVRLAAIHALSQMPDFKVAKPLIDRGLMDLDHQVSAEAAGVLLQIGPPAIDPLLATLDASPDHVRARACALLGELAAKSTDPMVKKQVRKRLLLVLKDEYAKPELRQAACAGLIPIGDAEVRAALEAVTAKYAGKTEAAPLVAAAKSALEKIPTP
- a CDS encoding histidine triad nucleotide-binding protein is translated as MSDCIFCRIVKGELPSKKEYDDGEFMVIHDINPSAPIHLLVIPHRHIETLMDMSPDDLPIVARLHAVIQKIAADRGIAQPGFRVLHNVNDWGGQKVFHIHWHILAGKKFA
- a CDS encoding thiolase domain-containing protein, which produces MAGNSDGFVRRGDPRSRKEDVMSRKVGVIGAGMTRFVRRAQDSPGELTAQAVQMALDDAGMTIDDIDAVCLGTAPDAFDGVHMKGEHLIAGSGGTNKPYLRHYVGGGTGVMSPIHGWMHVASGKFDTCLVVCEEKMSPCNPHPAGAFLTIFDRVTEQPLELTLIHIFALEMARFMHTYGYTERDIAAISVNNKRNALDHPAAQVAEDLTVDDVMNSKLLSWPVKRLDISPTSDAAVAIVMSTERIARARKAAPVWIEGVGYRLDTAYWCTRDLAYPNYVAMAAMDAYKMAGIVDPYRDIDIFEPYDPFDYKALHHMNALLLDKSGRRMREIFDSGGFTRDGSHPVCPSGGALGVGNPIAATGLMKIAELYFQLSGQAGKRQVKKAAHRGVAQAWGDLMQVGTVVVMGSDGATPNQRTLWTGIEPGDLGGHGLKSLDGVTTVADAPDLSYWWDNGEGITNYLAGLKNGKIRGSYDRRGNRMMIPARTFSEIYDLAPAGGYFDLPDTGTVMTYTLSHVNWDSSPLPDGQINVFAVIAIDTAGRHMGLVHRLGDVDPADVKIGMRVRAVWKPADQRIGNILDIDYFRPAGADDEAAQFPKPVKPVEFHAKSAGAKEGKIPLTYKYTTGIAGGAFVQSLLQGKILATWSEAKQQLLLPPTTFDEYEMESLEHGDRTCELDGGEGYIESFSVVFEDRGGHELSEPKIVVQVGFPGVQGSIFGYLERSGDEFPAMGQEVELIVPHQWTGPDDVRFRLKD
- a CDS encoding acetyl-CoA acetyltransferase → MGVAVMGVGICGFTATSTALSYREMIAKAARMAYEDAGIGLDLIDGAVSVEEDLISGYSIADEYVPDQLGVVRKPVYTIPGDFLHGLGSAAMQIETGQFNIVVVQSYSKASNLLTKDELLRFAFDPIWNRFGVSPHWLAGLEMRSFLAATGYEVDDVAEVVVKNRANAVPNPIAPWGAILEARDVLESRPVATPITESMIARHADGAVVVVLGTDAAAREYARKPVFISGTGWGSGNSILERRDHEESIGTRIAAEHAYNEAGIADPAREIDAFFISDIYAHRELMHGLALGLTESDSVIINPNGGALGGGDLFEATGGARLYEAVTQIRGEAGACQVPIKRALVHGWRGIPTDSCAVAILEAERRMS
- a CDS encoding cobalamin B12-binding domain-containing protein, with protein sequence MDRKIRILIGKPGLDGHDRGAKVIARALRDAGYEVIYTGLHQTPRMIINAAIQEDVDAIGLSILSGAHNYLFPQILELMRKEGLEDVVLFGGGIIPDEDVKELKSIGVKELFRPGTRISEVVQFIETQIRPMLVA